Sequence from the Desulfuromonadales bacterium genome:
TCGAGACCGAAGGGGACGGAGCCGAAAGAGACGAAGTTTTCGTTCTTCCCTTTCCAGTAGCCCGGCCAGTCGTGGCCGATCTCCGCCGAGCCCTTGCTGACCGCGTCGAAGGATTCCATGGCGCCGACCAGCTCGCCGGCCGAGAAGAGTTTGATTTCCAGACGGCCGCCGGAGGCGAGGGCGACTGAATCGGCGAAGTGCTGGGCCATGTCGTAGAAGAGCAGGCCCTTGGTCCAGGGCATGACCATCTTCCAGCGGATTTTCTCGGTGGAGGGTTTGATGGTCCGCAATTCCTTCTGGATCGCCTCGTGACGCTTGTCGGTGCCGAACTTCTCGCGCTGCTTCTTCTCCTGGGCGAAGGCGCTCGGCGCCAGGACCAGGGTGAGGGCGGTCAGCAGACCGACCAGCGACTTGATTCTCCTCATTGTCTGTCCTCCTTTGAACTTCGGGTTAACAGTTTGGCCGGCTAGGATCCTGCGACGGCCGCCAGGGTCAATTCGAAACGACTTGCCTTGAAAAACCCTTATAACCAAAAAACCAATTATTGGTAAGACCAATATGCATACCCTAGCCGAAGCTTTTTCCTTCGTCAAGAGAAAACAAACGGTGTTTTTTAAAAAATGCGCAATCCCCTGGATCGTATACGCTTTTTCCTGCGATCAGGCGGTATCTCGCGCAGAACCCAATCCGGCATGGTCCCGCTGGCGGCTGCGAATCTCCTTCAACTTGCGGGCGGCGCTTGCCTGGCTGATGCCTAAAGCTTCCGCGACCCGCCGCGTGGTGCCATACTGCCTGAGGGCCTGCAGAAG
This genomic interval carries:
- a CDS encoding TRAP transporter substrate-binding protein DctP; the encoded protein is MRRIKSLVGLLTALTLVLAPSAFAQEKKQREKFGTDKRHEAIQKELRTIKPSTEKIRWKMVMPWTKGLLFYDMAQHFADSVALASGGRLEIKLFSAGELVGAMESFDAVSKGSAEIGHDWPGYWKGKNENFVSFGSVPFGL